A segment of the Neochlamydia sp. S13 genome:
TGTAAAGGATTTAAAGCAAAAGCTGAAATAGAGCTATAGGGGCTAGGTTCGGGACCCGTATCATTGAGGGGAAGAAGTTGGATCACATTAAAATTAACTTGATGGCACCAATCAATCACCCATTTTAAATCATGAAATTCGCCTATACCCCCACTATTTTTGGTATGTAAAGAAAACAGGGGAACATTAATTCCGTGGTGCTGTTTTATGCCTACCGCCTTCCAGCCGGGAGCTGAAGGTGTAGCCAAAAGCGAGTTACAAAGCTGGGGCGTTATCATTGTCATGCCTGCAAATTAATAGATAGTCTATATAAGAATAAATACAAAAAAATGGCTAAATCATCCTAGCCATTAATTTTCAAAATAAGATAAGCAGCTTTATGCTTGCTTTTAGATTTTCTTGGCCAAAAGTCTCTTTGAAATGATGAAGAGAGCTTACCTGCCTGCCCTTAAAAAAAATATCAGCCTATCAAGGCCGTATGCCAAAAAAGCTACCAGCTCCTCCTGGAGAAGTTAAGCTAGAAAAACCGATGGTGGGAATTTCTCCGCGGTTAAGAGCTTCTTTCCAAAGAGTCACTTTTTCTGATAAATTCTGCATAATTGTGTTCACTTGCTCTCCGGAGATTTCATCAAAAGGTAACATATCAAACAAAAAAAACATTTGAGTTTTTTTACTAAAAGCAAATATGCCTTCATGAGCTTTGTTTAGATGATTAAATTTAAGCGCTTCTCGAAAGATATTTTCACGAAAGCGGCCGATAGGCAATTCAAGGATTTCGAAGGAAATGATCAGATAAGGCTGAGAGTTATGCTTCTGCAACACCACCTCATTATTGCCTTTTAAAAGAAGGGTAATATTATTATTGCCTGTAGGCTCTAAATGCGAAAGTTCAATTTTCTCTCCAAGATCTTTCAAAAGCGATTCTAGATTATGAGAAGGCATTAAAACCTCATTCATTATTAGGGTTAATATGTAGCTGCTGTTCTTCTTCTTGTTTAATTAGCTCTTCTTCTAATTGATCTTCTAAGTCACTTAAGGCTTCAAGGATAGCACTAAACATTTCATCGCGATGTTGGACAGAGCGAAAGATATGATGGATAGAAACTTGTCTAACTGCATCACGCATCTGGTTGATCAAAGTAATTTTATCTTCTATTGTCTGTGCACCAGCTTTCACGGCTGCCTGGATGATTTTATCCGACGACAAAAATCTTTCTGCGGCCAAATATAAGAATTGCCTAGAAACTTCATGGGCAGTAAATTTTGCCATAGTCAATCGTGGTTAAAAATTCTAGCCAGCTCTAGCGGCTTTTGTAGTTTTGTTAGCGTTTCGAATTTCAAAATATCTGTCAACGCCCATGATAGCTTGCAACTTTTTTAAAAGAGCCATCGTATTTTTCATGTGAGCCACGTCTTCTTTGTCCTCTAGCTTCTTCAGCTTATTTATTTCTATCCCACATTTTTTTAAAAGGAAAGACTCAATTTTTTTTAAGTTTTTTCCATAGCCTTCATCTAACATTTTATAAATAGCTGTAGCTTCAATAGGGGTGGACATCAAATAATCTAATAATTTATTGAGATCCCCTCCTTGCACAATTTTTAAGGCAGCTTCTGTGGCTTCTTGTGTAGCCTTTTTGGCTTCCTTCTCGACCTTTTGTGCTACTTCCTGTTCACGTTTATCAATGATTTCCTTGTTTAAATCTACCTGAGCAAACTGAAGAGTTTCTTTAAAATCCTCTAAGGTCACAGAAATAAGAAATTCTAATGCTAAGCTAGCTTCAATAGGATTGGGATATTCTTTTTGGATCATTTCCAAGATATCTTGCTTACTCATGCCATCTTTAAGCTTTTCTGTTAAGGCGAGTAAGCCTGCAGGAGGAAATTGAGGGTTTCTTCTTGAAAATTCTTGAGCCCTTTCCTCTAACTCTTTAGGCGGCATTAACTTTTTCTGCGCTAATTTGGCTTCCTTAGCTTTTTTCACACTAGAGGTGTGAGCTTTAATCTGACGATCTGAGCGGCGCAGCGCTGCCGCTAAGGGATTTTTTTCCTCTGATTGTTGCTCTTGCAATTCTGCTTTCTGCTCAGAAGCGATAATAGCAGCTTTTGCTACCAATTTATCGGATGCTTGATCCTCTTTCATTCCCATCAGAATTTGTTTTAATCCATCCGGGTTTTGTAAATGTCCAAGATCTACGACCATAGCTTACCTTCTTGTGAAACTTAACGTTAAAATTAGGCTATCCTATCTGTATTCTCCCTAAGGGTTGAAGACGAATATCAGAAACAATTTCTTGGTAGGAGACTACCGAAATATCAGAAAACTCCATTTCTACAAGTTTGCGAACGAAACGGCGAACGTCGATGGCTGTTAAGATAACGGGGGGCTGCCCGCCAGGAGGGGGAGGCGCCACGGTATTGCGGATGCTTTGTAGAATTAATTGAACAGAATCGGGGTCTAAAGCTAAATAGGAGCCGGCAGAAGTTTGTTTAATAGCACCGCGCACCATATCCTCAATTTCAGGGTCTAAGATATAAACTGAAAGAACAGATTGCCCTTGTGAATACTTAAAGCTAATGTAGCGTTTAAGGGAGGAACGTACATATTCCGTCAGTAAAACTGTATCTTTTTCTGTTTGGGCCCATTCACTTAAAGCTTCTAAAATTGTGCGTAAGTCTTTGATTGAGACCTGTTCTTGAATTAAACGTTTAAAGATATCGGTCATTTTCTGGAGCGGAATTAAACGGGTAACTTCTTTGACCAGATCAGGAAAAGATTTCTCTACAAACTCAATCATCGATTTTACTTCTTGGATGCCCACAAATTCATTAGCATAATGGCGAAAAAAGTAAGACACATGCAAAACCATCACCTCTAAGGCATTCCAATATTTGATACCTGCTTTATCTAAAAGCTCTTTGTTTTGTATATTTACCCATAAGGAAGGCATCCCTAATGAGTTCTTATAGCTCACGTAAGGAAGGTTGTAGCGCTTAAGATTTTCTTCACTCTCGTTTGTTAGCACGCTGTTTTCTAAAGCCCTTCCTCGGATAATAGGAACTTCATTCAGGTGAATGGAATATTCATCGGATTCAAGGACAGGGGAGTCTGTACGTACGTGCACGCCAGGAAATCTCACTCCTAGATCTGCATAGAGAGCTTGACGCATCTTAGGAATCATTTGATCGACAAAACTTTGTCCTTTTTGGGCTTTTTGGATCTCTCCACTTAAATGTTTCCCACATTCTAGAATCACAGGGAGGGTGAGAGCATAATTATCAATGCCTCCACCTGCAATCACTTTATGGCCGGAAACAGAAGTGTCTATGCTAGGGCTTGCTGCGGCTACTGAAGAAATAGTTCCTCCTCCCGCTGAGGTAAGGCCGCCCGCAGCTTCTCTTTTCTGCCTTGCTGCTGACATAAGAGAGTAGCCAATTAAACCCATTCCTGCAGAAAGTATTAAGAAGGGAGCGGCAGGAAATCCAGGCATAATGGCCATGCCCATTAAAAAGGCTGCAGCAAGGAGCAGAGCTTTAGGCTGCTTTAAAATTTGCCCTGAGATTTCAGCACCTAAGTTGGAATCGGAAGTTTCATTAGAAACACGTGTAGTAACCAAACCTGCAGTAATAGTAATCAATAAAGAAGGAATCTGAGATACCAGACCATCACCAATCGATAAAACGCTATAGGTTTGGGCGGCATCCGCCATGGTCATTCCATTCATCGTATTACCGATAATAATTCCACCTATAATGTTAATGAGGGTAATTACAATGCCTGCAATCGCGTCACCTTTCACAAATTTCATTGCACCATCCATCGCACCATATAGCTGGCTCTCTTTTTGGATGGCTAGGCGTTTTTCACGGGCTTGGTTTTGGTCTAAAATGCCTGCCCTCATATCAGCATCGATACTCATTTGCTTACCAGGCATCGCATCCAAAGTAAAACGTGCGGCTACCTCTGCCACCCGTTCAGCACCTTTAGTGATTACAATAAATTGGACCAAGGTAATGATAAGAAATATAACTCCTCCCACTACAAAGTTACCGCCGACAACAAAGTTACCGAAACCATAAATAATTTCGCCTGCATCAGCATGTAATAGAATTTGACGAGTGGAAGCAATATTTAAGCCTAGACGGTAAAGGGTAGTAATTAGCAGTAAAGAAGGAAAGATAGATAGATGCACAGCACTAGGGATATACATCCCCACCATTAAGAGAGCCACTGACATCGCTAAGTTAAAGGCAATTAAGTAGTCAATGAGGTAAGGGGGCAGCTGAAGGATAATCATCATTAAAATACCGATGATCAAGCAAGCAAGGAATATATCACTTGATCTTGAAATATTTTCAAGCGATCTTTCTCCTCCTAGGCGGGCAGTTATTCCGTCCAAAATTTTTCTAAAAAAGTTCATCTGTCACTTTTCCCCTATATAATCGTATTGAGCCTCAGTATTTAACGAGCTAACCCACCGTAGTATTTCTGCTAAGGCTTCATAGGTGTCTTCGGGGATGTACTGATATATTTCCCCAGATTCCCAGAGTCGATGGGCTAATTTAATATTCCGTAAAACCGGAACTTCGTATTCTTCGGCAAGTTTAATAATTCTTTCTGCTAGTAAATCTTTACCCATTACTAAGATGTAAGGGGCTGCGTCTATTTCTCGTTCGTATCCTATCGCTATGGCTAGGTGAGTAGGGTTAGTGACCACTGCTTTGGCCTTTTTAACACCTGCTGCGGGTCCTTCTGAATAAGCAATCTCATGGGCAATTTGCTTTCGTTTACCTTTAATATGTGGGTCCCCTTCCGAGTTTTTATACTCTTGCTTAACCTCAAATTTTTCCATTTTCATTTCTTTAGCAAATGTTTTCTTCTGATAGATAAAATCGGCTACCGCGATGATAATAAAAAATAAGCCTATTTTAGCCACCACTTCCATTAAAAAAGCATCAAAAACCAACAAAGCAGATATCATCGGCATCGACACTGTTTTTATCAAAATGGGTAAACTCTTCATCATAACCTGGTAGATTAAGTAGCTAGCAATCAATAACTTTAATGTCGACTTTAACAATTCAATTAAAGTCTTAAGCTTAAATTTTGCTTTTAAGTTTTGTATCGGATTAAATTTTTTGGGGTCAAACTTAAATACTTCTACAGCAAAAACCGGGCCAACAGTTAAAAAATTGACGATAACGCCGACTACACATACGATAGCCATCAGAGGAATACTAGCTATAAAGATTACAATGGCTGATTGGTAATAGAGTTGAGGAATAGCTACCTCCAAGTTAGTGGTGGCTATCATGCGAAAAGTCCCTACTGTAAAATCCCCAAGTTGCTGATAAAGGGTTGAACTTAGTGCTACGACTGCATAAACCGAGACAATGAAGGTAAAAGCAGAAGGAAGGTCTTGAGATTTAGCTACCTGACCCTTCTTTTTTGCATCTCTTAATTTTTTTGGTGTTGCTTCTTCGGTTTTTTCGCCCATGGCCACAGCCTCTGCTTAGGAATAAATTGGCAAAAATAAAGAAATTTTATCAGTTATAACGAAAAATTTAAATATTTGCCCGCGCGCAAATGATGACAAGACATTCTTTCACTCTACAAGTCTAGTATAATTCTTTTCTTTCTGAATGGTCAAGGAGTTTTGGATGACCCCTCCTCCTAAACGAGATGAAAATTAATTTTTCCAAAATTTACTTAAAGTTAACAAGCGTTAGGTAAGCTTTTTAGGGGGTGGATGACAAAATCGAAGTAGAAATTACAATAATTTAACAAAGAAATTAAAGTCAGGTTCTTAAAACTAGTTAGATTATAACTAAACACTCCATTAATTTTAGTGAGCAAGCGACCCTTTAATTGTGGAAGACTTAAAGGTAATAGGGAAAATGATATCCACAAGCTTTTGCAAGAAAGTAATCTAAATAGTTTGACATGATTTAAAGTGTGTTTCATGCTTGAACAATATTTTGAAAGCACTTTTTCTCCCCAATTGCTATAATGTGTTTACGCCTAAATCATTATAAAGCTCTTAATTTCTTGCAAAGTTGACTATGAAACCAATCAAGCTAGATAACCAACAAGGTCGCCTCTTTAAATCTCGCTTTAGCGATGAACTTAATCTAGATCATCCTCTTATCCAGCTATCCAAATTGATTGAATGGAAGCAGTTGGAAGAAGAGTTTGATAAGCTGTTTGTAGAAAAAATAGGCCAGCCAGCTAAGCCTGTAAAGCTAGTTGTAGGGCTCTTTATCTTACAGCATATGTATGGACTTTCGG
Coding sequences within it:
- the sctV gene encoding type III secretion system export apparatus subunit SctV — its product is MNFFRKILDGITARLGGERSLENISRSSDIFLACLIIGILMMIILQLPPYLIDYLIAFNLAMSVALLMVGMYIPSAVHLSIFPSLLLITTLYRLGLNIASTRQILLHADAGEIIYGFGNFVVGGNFVVGGVIFLIITLVQFIVITKGAERVAEVAARFTLDAMPGKQMSIDADMRAGILDQNQAREKRLAIQKESQLYGAMDGAMKFVKGDAIAGIVITLINIIGGIIIGNTMNGMTMADAAQTYSVLSIGDGLVSQIPSLLITITAGLVTTRVSNETSDSNLGAEISGQILKQPKALLLAAAFLMGMAIMPGFPAAPFLILSAGMGLIGYSLMSAARQKREAAGGLTSAGGGTISSVAAASPSIDTSVSGHKVIAGGGIDNYALTLPVILECGKHLSGEIQKAQKGQSFVDQMIPKMRQALYADLGVRFPGVHVRTDSPVLESDEYSIHLNEVPIIRGRALENSVLTNESEENLKRYNLPYVSYKNSLGMPSLWVNIQNKELLDKAGIKYWNALEVMVLHVSYFFRHYANEFVGIQEVKSMIEFVEKSFPDLVKEVTRLIPLQKMTDIFKRLIQEQVSIKDLRTILEALSEWAQTEKDTVLLTEYVRSSLKRYISFKYSQGQSVLSVYILDPEIEDMVRGAIKQTSAGSYLALDPDSVQLILQSIRNTVAPPPPGGQPPVILTAIDVRRFVRKLVEMEFSDISVVSYQEIVSDIRLQPLGRIQIG
- a CDS encoding CesT family type III secretion system chaperone; amino-acid sequence: MPSHNLESLLKDLGEKIELSHLEPTGNNNITLLLKGNNEVVLQKHNSQPYLIISFEILELPIGRFRENIFREALKFNHLNKAHEGIFAFSKKTQMFFLFDMLPFDEISGEQVNTIMQNLSEKVTLWKEALNRGEIPTIGFSSLTSPGGAGSFFGIRP
- the sctU gene encoding type III secretion system export apparatus subunit SctU, encoding MGEKTEEATPKKLRDAKKKGQVAKSQDLPSAFTFIVSVYAVVALSSTLYQQLGDFTVGTFRMIATTNLEVAIPQLYYQSAIVIFIASIPLMAIVCVVGVIVNFLTVGPVFAVEVFKFDPKKFNPIQNLKAKFKLKTLIELLKSTLKLLIASYLIYQVMMKSLPILIKTVSMPMISALLVFDAFLMEVVAKIGLFFIIIAVADFIYQKKTFAKEMKMEKFEVKQEYKNSEGDPHIKGKRKQIAHEIAYSEGPAAGVKKAKAVVTNPTHLAIAIGYEREIDAAPYILVMGKDLLAERIIKLAEEYEVPVLRNIKLAHRLWESGEIYQYIPEDTYEALAEILRWVSSLNTEAQYDYIGEK
- a CDS encoding TyeA family type III secretion system gatekeeper subunit, which produces MAKFTAHEVSRQFLYLAAERFLSSDKIIQAAVKAGAQTIEDKITLINQMRDAVRQVSIHHIFRSVQHRDEMFSAILEALSDLEDQLEEELIKQEEEQQLHINPNNE